One window from the genome of Cryptomeria japonica chromosome 6, Sugi_1.0, whole genome shotgun sequence encodes:
- the LOC131069949 gene encoding ethylene-responsive transcription factor 1A-like, with the protein MSMPTDEEKRMLNAIGQFLLGEEYMTTALAEEQRSSEESGTSFASEGTGNKKKGGEKHYRGVRFVKARSKYVAEIRNPKKKGSRLWLGSYDKAEAAAVAYDRKAFEIRSSRATLNFPLNVESGQYVDPFSQSSSSHILSNIPKKRKTQGKDEGQSSKELGSD; encoded by the coding sequence ATGAGCATGCCAACAGACGAGGAAAAGAGAATGTTGAATGCGATTGGTCAGTTTCTGCTAGGGGAAGAATACATGACGACTGCCCTTGCGGAGGAACAACGATCTTCTGAAGAAAGCGGGACAAGCTTTGCTTCAGAGGGAACTGGAAATAAAAAGAAAGGAGGAGAGAAACATTACAGGGGAGTGAGATTCGTTAAGGCTCGCAGTAAATATGTTGCAGAAATTCGAAACCCAAAGAAGAAAGGTTCCAGACTTTGGCTTGGTAGCTATGACAAAGCCGAAGCAGCCGCCGTGGCATATGATCGTAAGGCTTTCGAAATCCGCAGTTCAAGGGCTACCCTGAATTTCCCTCTAAACGTTGAGTCTGGACAGTATGTGGATCCATTTTCTCAATCCTCTTCTTCGCACATTCTATCTAACATACCGAAGAAGAGGAAGACACAAGGGAAAGATGAAGGTCAATCATCCAAAGAATTAGGTTCAGATTAA
- the LOC131069941 gene encoding ethylene-responsive transcription factor 1A-like codes for MDTPVDEEKRMLNAIGQYLLGEEYIPNSSSTAAAEEQQNYEESEASMAVEGAENKNKEGEKHYRGVRFVKARGKYAAEIRNPDKKGSRLWLGSYETAEAAAAAYDRKAFEIRGSRATLNFPLNVESGQYVDPFSQPSSSHTPSNIPKKRKTQGKDEGQSPKELGSD; via the coding sequence ATGGACACGCCAGTAGACGAGGAGAAAAGGATGTTGAATGCGATTGGTCAGTATTTGCTTGGGGAAGAATACATACCGAATTCCTCTTCGACGGCCGCTGCGGAGGAACAACAAAATTATGAGGAAAGCGAGGCAAGCATGGCTGTAGAGGGAGCTGAAAATAAGAATAAAGAGGGAGAGAAACATTACAGGGGAGTGAGGTTCGTTAAGGCTCGCGGTAAATATGCTGCAGAAATTCGAAACCCAGACAAGAAGGGTTCCAGACTTTGGCTTGGCAGCTATGAAACAGCCGAAGCGGCCGCAGCCGCATATGACCGTAAGGCTTTTGAAATCCGCGGTTCAAGGGCTACCCTAAATTTCCCTCTAAATGTTGAGTCCGGACAGTATGTGGATCCCTTTTCTCAACCCTCTTCTTCGCACACTCCATCAAACATACCGAAGAAAAGGAAGACACAAGGGAAAGATGAAGGTCAATCACCCAAAGAATTAGGTTCAGATTAA
- the LOC131069943 gene encoding ethylene-responsive transcription factor 5-like, which produces MSTPTDEEKRMLNAIGQFLLGEEYMTTAPAEEQQSSEESGTSFASEGTGNKKKGGEKHYRGVMFVEARAAVAYDRKAFKIRGSRAILNFPLNVEFGQYVDPFPQSPSSHTPSNIPRKRKTYGKDECQSFEELDSY; this is translated from the exons ATGAGCACACCAACAGACGAGGAAAAGAGAATGTTGAATGCGATTGGTCAGTTTCTGCTGGGGGAAGAATACATGACGACTGCCCCTGCGGAGGAACAACAATCTTCTGAAGAAAGCGGGACAAGCTTTGCTTCGGAGGGAACTGGAAATAAAAAGAAAGGAGGAGAGAAACATTACAGGGGAGTGATGTTCGTTGAGGCTCGCG CCGCCGTGGCATATGACCGTAAGGCTTTCAAAATCCGTGGTTCAAGGGCTATCCTCAATTTCCCTCTCAATGTTGAGTTCGGACAGTATGTGGATCCCTTTCCTCAATCCCCTTCTTCACACACTCCATCTAACATACCCAGGAAAAGGAAGACGTACGGGAAAGATGAATGTCAATCATTCGAAGAATTAGATTCATATTAA
- the LOC131069942 gene encoding ethylene-responsive transcription factor 1A-like translates to MSMPTDEEKRMLNAIGQFLLGEEYMTTALAEEQRSSEESGTSFASEGTGNKKKGGEKHYRGVRFVKARSKYVAEIQNPKKKGSRLWLGSYDKAEAAAVAYDRKAFEIRSSRATLNFPLNVESGQYVDPFSQSSSSHILSNIPKKRKTQGKDEGQSSKELGSD, encoded by the coding sequence ATGAGCATGCCAACAGACGAGGAAAAGAGAATGTTGAATGCGATTGGTCAGTTTCTGCTAGGGGAAGAATACATGACGACTGCCCTTGCGGAGGAACAACGATCTTCTGAAGAAAGCGGGACAAGCTTTGCTTCAGAGGGAACTGGAAATAAAAAGAAAGGAGGAGAGAAACATTACAGGGGAGTGAGATTCGTTAAGGCTCGCAGTAAATATGTTGCAGAAATTCAAAACCCAAAGAAGAAAGGTTCCAGACTTTGGCTTGGTAGCTATGACAAAGCCGAAGCAGCCGCCGTGGCATATGATCGTAAGGCTTTCGAAATCCGCAGTTCAAGGGCTACCCTGAATTTCCCTCTAAACGTTGAGTCTGGACAGTATGTGGATCCATTTTCTCAATCCTCTTCTTCGCACATTCTATCTAACATACCGAAGAAGAGGAAGACACAAGGGAAAGATGAAGGTCAATCATCCAAAGAATTAGGTTCAGATTAA